The Mercenaria mercenaria strain notata chromosome 1, MADL_Memer_1, whole genome shotgun sequence nucleotide sequence TGTCCCAGCTCTGGTCCATTGAATTTTCCAAGAACCTTTCCATTTCTGTCAAAAGAGATCAGTCCAAAGTCCAAGTCAGCAACATAAATCTTGGAACCATCATTACTGACAGCTAGACTGTAGGTGTCAGAGAACAGTCTCTGTCCAGACTGAAATGGGTTGAACCGCTGCAGCTTGCTGCCTGATACAGTATATATGTATACTGATGTATCGTCTGAAATACACAAATGTCCAGCAGCATAAGCTAGACCATAACACCTGTGGTCAGTTTTTATCTGTTTGGTTGGTACCATTTTACTTCCAAGTGACACAAACTGAATGTATTTATAAAGACCACAACTGACAGCAACTTCCTGGTTACTGATCTTACATACTTGGTATAGCTGACCAGATACATTGCAGTAGTTAGTGACAGTGTATGTTAAACTGTCCACACGCTTCAGTTTCTTGTTGCCATAGTCAGCTAGTATTATCGTTCCATCATCAAGGTCACAGACACTGTAGATATTACACTCCTCTTTGTCTGATGGTATTCTAATGTTATAATTCTTCTTTTCTATCACCTTTATTAAAGTTTTGCAGTCATTTTGTGAAGCTTTGCCTGTTTGTTTCTTACTACTGTTTTCTCCACTTGTAACTACTGATGCTTTTTGCTTTGGCTGATAACATCCAGTGTCTGTCTCAGTTAACTGACCAAGAAGATTAAGTTCTTTCAACAGTGATGTCAGCGTTCGTTCAGGTATAAACTCTTCGTTTTTTCCCtttatgtccctttttatttcatcaacataTTTCAGTGCATCATCAGCAGCAATTTTTCCTTTCTTAGTGCTAACAAACACTTGAGATACATTCTCACCGGCAGTTGATAAATCATCTTTAGCTGATGATACTTTCACCTTTTTTTTCTGAATTGCATCCATTTGTTCATCAAGTTTGTCCAGCTTGGGTTTGTATTTGCCCTCTATATCTGCCGTAGACTTTTGCTCTAGCTGATCCAGATGCTGATTGATTTCTACTCTGAATTCTTTCATCTTCTTTAAACTTTGATCTTTACTCTTCTGAAGTCTTTCTTTTTCAAGTTGGACTTCTTTGTGCTGATCTTCCAGAACATCTGTAGTTGAATCTAGTTCTTGATAAATTGCTTGAGGATCTGATGTGTCAGCATTATTTTGGATAAAATCAGGTATGTAGAATATATCCTGATACaatctaaaaagaaaatgtcatttGTGTTATATATGAGGAAATAAACTTTCTTACCAAAACATATATGTAGTAACAACCTAGTTTTTAAGTGCTTCAGGAGAATGTGCATCATGTACAAAATAGATTCAGTAAAACAAATTATTGTCAGATATGTAATGTGAACCTACAAATCAAATTATAGTATTTTATATTTGTCCGTTTTGAAAAAAAGACGTATTAAGGATTGGCATTGTCCATCTATCTATCTTTTCTTGACTTTAAGTCACAAAGTATTATAGCtatagctttcaaactttacagtaTTATGGAGGATTCCTTTTGTGTTTTTGGTCATAAGGTTTATGAATGGGCAAGGTCATGGTATAACAGTGTACAGACTCCCTGTACACTCAAACGGAAGTCACGAATAACTAGGCgttcaaaaatcaaaacacaaatttttgctgtcaCAGATGACTTGGATTTTCTTTGTTCATTTtgttaatatcgcataaagtaagtgtatttctTTAATATACGTATTGTCTAAGAGCTACtctttacgtagataccaaacatgCCTGATAAAACTCATTATATTCTTAAGTTCAAGTCAAATCACGAGTTGATATTTGTTTGATTTCGTAATGTAACtattaattctttgaaatacatgtatcttgagcttTTACAAAGGTTTGAAACCTTTGCTACctcgtagataaatatcttacacatcgataaatactagcatggctctatAGTAATGAATACGTTGATGATAAACAAcagttgaaaaaataaaagttataatttctttcattttcagaACAGTCATGGACCAGTTCAgatgttattactgcagtttcgattCCACTTTTCCTGAAGTAATAGATCACACCTCAACAAAACACAATGACAGCCCTTTGAAAGTAAAACAGAAAGtctatttaaatgaaaaaacattttcccTGTCCACAAAAAACTTTCAAATCATTCCAGCAGaaatttcttctcaaaacatttatAACCTGCATTCAAGAATCAGGGGCttggaaagtaaaaatatttaaagagctgTCCATAAGGCAGTGCGCTCAACTAttcagcgatttgacagtaaatagATTTGTGTCTCAGTGATAAGAGACCTTTATTTTCtagattttaaaaaggaaatacaCTAAGATTTAGAAAGACCCTACTATTCATGGGGTTAGAGGTCAAGTATGGAAGAGGCATAATTCTGCGAAATGCAAGTCGGAGTTATGGGTATTGATTCCACAGATGCAGTTGACGGTAAAGGCTAAAgctatattttgagtttcaactCAATAATTGTGAAAGTAtaaaagttatgtccagaaaacaaagctTGCCTAAAAAACTTCAACcgagtatgaaaggggcataattctgtcaataaaCTAACAAAGTGATGGGGATTGAttcagtgttcgaaattcacggtagtccgacagcccgtggctaccaaatttcagctcgggctaccgattttccgcagGTACAAGCCTGACCaagctaccgaattttcctcatttgtttaaaaaatcatgctaattaaacgagtactgcatcgtgattttccagactgagaaacgcgtatggaattattggtttttgcactttcacgtgttgacaatcaaacacagtgtcaaagacgtaaccgcagcgctaattggctgaatacaatcacctctagcgtaacggataatttgattagctttcacacttctcgcgaaaatctcacaagtaactgcagtaggcggagcttaaattatgctatcagcgtgtgtgtaaatgtgtattcagcacccgttattacatcttgcaaattgtcaacagtccgagttgcagtaattggcgagtgcggatcctaaaaaatcgggtgtaacagtttagatttcgttttggcaaggagtgtcatgtccgatgcttttggactctgacgatgctgatttggactggagtatttcgagttaaaatttttcaaaaacatggcaaacatgtactgtatgtcttttttattacttcaaacatgcatagagatgtctgtaaagcaaaatgttatatggtgcaaaaattatgtattttaaggtgttaaagttcgggctagtgaaattggtgtcgggcttggaaaatttcaaatctggtagcccgaacgggctagtggattcaaatctgaatttcgtacactgttgATTTGACACATGCAGATATTAGAAATGaatacagtggaacctgtctCATCCGAACTTGCTCGTACCAGAAAAAAAGTTGGGATTAGAGGGGCTTTCGGAGGTTTCTATTTTAGAACCAAAACGTATGCTATTTGTTACACATGATGTGTAGATTAATCTTTTTATAAAAAgactaataaaaaaatattaaattatatgCAACATGTAGATTGCTTCAATGTAATAGAAATTTCATGTTAATTCAACTTCTCAAtatcacttgtaaacatttttagctcgactattcgaagaatagaggGCTctgtcctactcgccccggcgtgagcgtgagcgtcacacaaatgttaaagtttaagtactaccccaaatattttctaagtccattgagatattgctttcatattttgcgtacttgtttaccatcatgaccccagtctgtaaaaaggaggaggcaactctatcaagcattttgactgaattatggccccttttcaacttagaataaatgttaaagtttgcgtactaccctaaatattttcaaagtccattgagatattgctttcatattttgcatacttgtttaccattatgaccccagtatgtaaaaaggaggaggcaactctatcgagcattttgactgaattatggccccttttcaacgtagaataaatgttaaagtttgcgtaccaccccaaatattttcaaagtccattgagatattgctttcatattttgcatacttgtttaccattatgaccccagtctgttaaaaggaggaggcgactctatcaagcattttgactgaattatggccccttttcgacagaataaatgttaaagtttgcgtaccaccccaaatattttcaaagtccattgagatattgctttcatattttgcatacttgtttaccatcatgacctcagtctgtgaaaaggagaaggaaactctatcaagcattttgactgaattatggcccattttcgacttagaatatgcttattgtaatgttaaagttttactcatagcttatattatactatcaagcactgagaatagtcgagcgcactgtccactgacagctcttgttttcaccACTCCTACATTCAAAGAAAGTAGCTAAAAGGAGAATATTTTACCTGTCCGGTTTGAGTAATGATCCGATTTAGTACCACATTGCtgctttaaatgaacaaattgcaCAAAATTATGTGAGGAAGGTACAGATAAATAAGGATCTTTTACATTGGCAATACTTGTTGCACGTATGTCTATTCTTACAGATTTCTATTCAACTATTCAAACAAACTACTTGTACTTGCTTCTTTCACATCTGTGCTAATTGCATGCATGTACAAAGCAAAaatctgacatgacttttgattACCAGACAGTGTTTGGGCCTATTGCTGTTTACACCTTTATAAAGAGTAatagttaaaattgtaaacagaCTCAAAAGTGTCAAAAAAGAGCAAGATTTACATCTGAGACATTGACTAAGGTTTGAATTAGAAGggtagattttaatgtaattagatataaaaatctcAAAAGTTTGTTTGGTTTTCAGAGTAGAGAGGTTTCGAATTACAAGGGTATTTTTACAATagagaatgaataagaaaaaatggGACCAAGTAATTTGTTCAGTTTAGAGAGGTGTTCGGATTAGGGAGGTTCCACTGTACATATTTTGAGTTTCACGTCATTATCTTTGATAGTAATAAAGATATGTTCCGAAAACGAAACTTGCCCAAAGAGTTTAACTATGAaaggcataatt carries:
- the LOC123529035 gene encoding uncharacterized protein LOC123529035, which gives rise to MLSYETSDLLCSLCKTRNKTTEAAKFCVDCRDYYCSTCVEFHDDVPALSRHKILDSSQFQPGAGQVLQMVPTERCDKHSHKHVDMYCLNHDDVGCSACMAVDHRLYQDIFYIPDFIQNNADTSDPQAIYQELDSTTDVLEDQHKEVQLEKERLQKSKDQSLKKMKEFRVEINQHLDQLEQKSTADIEGKYKPKLDKLDEQMDAIQKKKVKVSSAKDDLSTAGENVSQVFVSTKKGKIAADDALKYVDEIKRDIKGKNEEFIPERTLTSLLKELNLLGQLTETDTGCYQPKQKASVVTSGENSSKKQTGKASQNDCKTLIKVIEKKNYNIRIPSDKEECNIYSVCDLDDGTIILADYGNKKLKRVDSLTYTVTNYCNVSGQLYQVCKISNQEVAVSCGLYKYIQFVSLGSKMVPTKQIKTDHRCYGLAYAAGHLCISDDTSVYIYTVSGSKLQRFNPFQSGQRLFSDTYSLAVSNDGSKIYVADLDFGLISFDRNGKVLGKFNGPELGQASDVCTTNNGSVLGCGYRSKNVLQFTPDCKKIGEVLKCDAACSSVCYDPKQSKIIVGCCNNNIDVYKVVELEINI